The Silene latifolia isolate original U9 population chromosome Y, ASM4854445v1, whole genome shotgun sequence sequence ATGAAATAAGGCGTCGacctcgcaaggaagacaagAACACTCGCAAGCGTTCAAAGTTTGAGAGAAAATCTCCACACTTGGGTTTATATTTCTGAaaattggatgattacaaatgaggtaTTTTGGCCCTTATATAGCAAATATGTGCTTGGGTTCCAAGGCAACATTAAATGCTAGGGGCAATTTCCTAAGcatgcttgggctccaaggcattATTTAAAATTATGTAGAAAAAATATGCTAGATTTTTTTGTAAAAACTAGGTGAGGAAGACTAAAATCATCCTCTCACTTGGGCGGCACTCCTCTTGGACGGCATTTCTTGGACGGTGCTTCTCGGATCAGCTAGAGCTCGACATCAAACTTATCATTGTGACATAGCTCGTATTTCTTCTAGCGCCAAAATAAGGATTCGGATCAGTGTTAAGTAAGAGTGCGCTAGAGCTCGACATcgctcctgcatcattctccccTTCTACAAAAGAATTTGTCCTCAAATTTTCATCATCCAAGTATGGAGATAGATCACCAATATTGAAAGTAGCACTTATACCACCATATTCACCAGGGAGTTCAATTTTGTAAGCACTTTCACCGTAGCGCTCAAGCACTCGAAATGGACCATCGGCccttggcattaacttgttcttttTCTTCGAGGGAAACCTCTCCTTACGAAGATGTAACCAAACAAGATCTCCCACCTTGAATGTAGGCTGTTTTCGATGCTTATTAGCTTTCTCCTTGTATCTTGcattagccttctcaatttgaGCTTTGATTTGCTCACAAGTACGCAAGAATGCAGCTTGTCTTTCCTTAGCTTCAAAACTTACCATCTCCTTCTTTGGAataggaataagatcaatagggAGATAAGGATTTATTCCATAAACGACCTCGAATGGTGCACGGCCAGTAGTCATAGACGGTGTACGATTATAGGCAAACTCAGCATGTGCCAACTTCACATCCCAATCCTTTGTGCTCTTACTCACTAAACCTCGTAACAAACTTCCAAGAGTTCGATTTGTCACCTCCGTTTGACCATCAgtttggggatggtgagaagtactAAACAACAGCTTAGTACCAACCAAACGCCACAACGTCTTCCAAAAGTAGCTTAAAAACTTAGTGTCTCGATCGGAAACAATAGTTTTAGGAATGCTATGTAGACGAACAACTTCCTTGTAATACAACTCGGCAACTTTAGAAGCATCATCAGTTTTGTGACATGgtatgaaatgagccatttttTAGAATCGGTCAACCACcaccatgattgaatctttacctcTTTGAGTGCGCGGCAAcctaacaataaaatccatgcttacctCGTTCCATGGTTGTGTAGGAACTGGTAAGGGAGTGTAAAGCCCCTTAGTGAATGAACTTTTCGATATTTGGCATGTAGCACACCTTGCTATCACATCTTGCACATCCTTGAGCATCTTAAGCCAATAGAAGTGCTCTCCAAGGATATCATAAGTCTTATTGACGCCAAAGTGTCCAGCCAACGCTCCTCCATGTGCTTCTCTAACCAATAGCTCTCGAATTGAGCTCTTAGGAATACAAAGCTTGTTTCCTTTGAACAAATATACTTCTTGCACCAAGAACAAATTAGTAGGACTAGTAAGTTCATTTGAAAAATCAGGATCATCTTTGTATAATTCTTTCAATTGCTCACATCCAAGTAACCTCGCATCAAGTGCAACAAGCAAACAATGCCTCCTCGAAAGCGCATCAGCCACAACATTAAAGTTTCCCATTTTATACTTTGAAGAAAAGGTAAAGGATTGTAGGAACtctacccatttggcatgtcttgCATTCAACTTTTGCTGTCCATGAATGTGCTTTAGAGCCTCGTGATCAGAATGCAGAACAAATGGTTTTGAGCGAAGATAATGAGCCCAATGATCCAGTGCTCGCACAATCGTATAGAACTCCTTGTCATAGGTGGAATACTTCAGCCTTGCTCCACCAAATTTCTCACTAAAGAATGTAATAGGTCGTTTCTCTTGGATTAGAACAGCTCCGACTCTAACTCCGCTAGCGTCGCATTCAACTTCGAACAATTTGTCAAAGTTGGGCAAAGCTAGAATAGGTGTTGAACACAACTTATCTTTGATCTCATCAAATGCCTTTTGTGCACTTGGATTCCATACAAACTCTCCTTTCTTTGTTAGCTCGGTGATAGGTGCAACAATAGAGCTAAAATTCTGAATGAACCTTCGATAAAACGAAGCCAATCCATGAAAACTTCTAACTTCAGTAGTTGTTTTAGGAATAGGCCATGATTGAATTGCTTCCACTTTTGAAGGATCAACGCTCACCCCTTCTTCTCCAACGATATAACCAAGAAAGGTCACACTAGGCACCATGAACATGCATTTCTCGAGCTTTCCATAAAGTTTATGTTCTCTTAACTTCTCAAACACCTTTCTCAAATGTTCCAAGTGTTGCTCCTTATTTTTGCTGTAAATAAGAATGTCATcaagataaacaacaacaaacttATTAAGAAATGGCCTTAGGACCTCATTCATCAGCCTCATGAAAGAACTAGGAGCATTGCAGAACCCAATTGGCAtaacaagccactcatacaacccTTGCTTTGTTTTGAAGGTTGTTTTCCATTCGTCACCTTCTCGAATCCTCATTTGATGATAACCACTTCGAAGATCAATTTTCGAGAACACACGAGCTCCATTCAACTCATCAAGCATATCATCTAGCCTCGGCATAGGAAAGCGATACTTGATTATAATATTGTTCACCGCTCGGctatcaatacacatacgccatgtCCCATCCTTCTTGGTACCAAAAGAGCAGGTACGGCACAAGGACTAAGACTCTCTTGCACATAGCCTCGAtcaatcaactcttgcacttgtcTTTGCAACTCTTTAGCCTCTTCTGGATTGCATCGATAGGCTGGTTTGTTTGGAAGTGTAGCTCCTGGAATAAGATCAATTTGGTGCTCTATGCCACGCTTAGGAGGTAATCCAAGTGGCAACTCTTCCGGGAACACATCaccaaactcattcaacaacattTGGACAGTCTCGTCATGAACTCAAATTCCTTCTTCCACATCTCGAACCATAAGAACATAAGCTTGTTCCCCTTGTTCTAATGCTTCAACAAATTCTTTAGCATTCATAAACAAATTCTCATTTTTCTTCTTTACTTTGTTAGGTGACAAGGGTTTCAAGTGGAATCTGGTTTTACCCTTACTAACAATGTAAATGTTATCCCTTCCTTGATGAACAACTTCTCCATCAAACTGCCATGGTCGTCCCAATCGAATATGACACGCACTCATGGGTAACACGTCACACCATACTTCATCTTCATAGGGACCTAtaacaaatgaaagtaaagctTGTTTCTTGACTTTAATCTCCCTGTTTTCATTCAACCAATGCAGCATAAATGGTTTATGGTGATTACGAGTCTCAAGCTTAAAGGAATCCACCAATTCAGTAGCAACCGCATTTGTGCAAGACCCACTATCAATAATCAAATTGCAAGTCTTACCATGCACCTTACAACGAGCATGGAAAATCTGCTCACGTTGCTCCATTTCAATCGGTGTGGATTGAATATGCAAGTTTCTCACCACGAACATCTCCTTATCAGTGTCATATATATGATGGTTCGACAATATGAGTGAgaacctcatcatcttcttcatctccATCGTTCTGGACAGAATTGACCTCCGTCTCATTTGTCACCATGAAACATGGAGTAATCTCACCTAACTCTTGAAGAGTAAGCGCTCTCTTTTGGGGACATTCGTTAGCAATGTGTCCATAACCTTGGCACTTAAAGCATCTCCTAGCACGCATATCTTTGAAATCAGTATCAActcctttgcctttgtctttgggTTCTTCCTTTTTTGCTTCCTTATTGAACGATGATGTAGCGCTTGACTTATAAAAAGGACTAACACCCTTAGAACCATCACGAGCAACCAGGGGTTTCTTTTCTTTGTCCTTCTTTTCAAACTTAAGAGCAAGCTTACACACATCATTAAAATCAAGGAAATTCTGAACTTCAACTCGTTGGGCCAATGAAGGACTCAAACCCTTAATGAATCGAGCAATTTGTATCTCCTCCCGTTCCTCAAGGTCACACACCATAATTAGTCTTTTAAACTCCTTAATGTAATCAGTCACACTTAAATTACCTTGAGAAAGAGATGTAAGCATCAAGTACTGCTGTTCATAGTCTCTTGGCACGAAGCGTTTTTGCAAGTGCTTCTTCAACTTATTCCAAGTCTCAATCTTACTCTTTCTTTCACGCATTCTTTGCTTCTTAAGGTTCTCATACCACAAGGATGCATACTTGGTCATTTTCAAGGTAGTAACCATGAATTGCTTGTGTTCATCATAGCCTTTATATTCAAAGACTCTCTCCGCTTGTCTCACCCAATCAAGGAATTTTTCAGCATCAAGTTCTCCTTCAAACTCCGGgatatcaagttttaatccacgaTCATCATCATTATTCCCCCTTGGTTCAGGAATGGAATGATGGCTCTCATCGGAATCTGAACTTTCAACGTGCCTCCTCCCCTTCTTTCTAAGAGTATGATTACAAATCTGATCAATCTTGTAATTCATTTGTGCCATTCGTTTTGTTAAGTCATCCATACGTTCCTCTCATGGTTCTTGATATGAACCATCATgagacatctttttttttttcacgggtgaacagtaagttttttttttatctctttttttttcaacacTAGCAATGGATCGTCTTGCTTATGGAAAATCAAGAGGCGaggctctgataaccaatttgatgtaaaaccgGGTACCAAATCGGTGTGAATGTTAGACACAAAAAGGGCTGATTTGGTAAAGTATTGTGAGTGATATTTTTGATGTTTTATGAgtttaaattgcagcggaaaatgttaagtaaaatggatatggattagctaagaaacctcgcaagataactcaactaaaactgaaatctccaaccaagaccacacaggaacaaggagggaaacaaaggatatTTCAACCAAGAACACACAGTAAATAAGGATGAAATAAGGCGCCGacctcgcaaggaagacaagAACACTCGCAAGCGTTCAAAGTTTGAGAGAAAATCTCTACACTTGGGTTTATTTTTCTGAaaattggatgattacaaatgaggtaTTTTGGCCCTTATATAGCAAATatgtgcttgggctccaaggcaacaTTAAATGCTAGGGGCAATTTCCTAAGCATGCTTGGGGTCCAAGGCATTATTTAAAATTATGTAGAAAAAATATGCTAGATTTTTTTGTAAAAACTAGGTGAGGAAGACTAAAATCATCCTCTCACTTGGGCGGCACTCCTCTTGGACGGCATTTCTTGGACAGTGCTTCTCGGATCAGCTAGAGCTCGACGTCCAACTTATCATTGTGACATAGCTCGTATTTCTTCTAGCGCCAAAATAAGGATTCGGATCAGTGTTAAGTAAGAGTGCGCTAGAGCTCGACATCGCTCCTGCATCAAGAAATAAGGCAAGTTGTCTTATGGTAAGATTCGAACTTAGGAAGTTATTTCCTAATCAGTTTTTAGGAGTTTCTAAGTTGtctattttagtataaatagagagctTTGTAATTAGTTTTATACAATCGAGTTTGAGAATTAATACAAGAGTTTCTTGTACTATActtattgcttgcgagttatAAGTTTGATTTCTTTCTGGCGAGGGAGAGATTTGAGTGTGATtcaatccttgcgaggtgagatcCCTACAACCTATTCGTGTGTATCTtcgagttccttgcgagggaggagagttTGTACAtgtcatatcctagttttagttgaggggtcttgcaagattttcacaactaattcatatcccTTTTATTTTTTCGTGCATCTATCATAcaaaaaacaccaaaaacacTTTAATTCCGCTGCGTGTTTTATTATTTAAAAATCAAACACCAAAATCCAAGTAGTTTTATATCAATTTGGTAAAACTCGTGGTTATTTTACATCAACCTCTTTCCTGATTCCTTCCCATCCACCGGCTTATCCTCCCTCCATCCTACCCTTCATGCTCCAACGAGCACATAAGTTGACAGGAGATGCACAAGATGGCCTGAGAAGTACGTAATGATGTACATAAAGTTGGCCACAAAATTGAATATCCATATTTCATACAAAATTCTTTATTTCCGTGCTTCATGAGTGTTGGATTTTATTTGAATTATAGTACTGATAAATTTTGTATATTTAGAACATCAATTTTCTGGTTTGTTATAACAATATTCATCAGAATTTTACTCCATATTTTTGATTGGAGATTGTTGAGTACGTAATACTATTTGTACTAGTGTTATCGGAAACTCCGACTCAAATGGGAAAAAATTTGGAGAATGGGAAATAGCGAAGTGGCAGCTACGTACATTGGCTTGTTGTCGAAGCCATGGATACGAAGATATGGTAAACAATAGTGGATTTGGCTCTATTGTTGAAGTCATTGGAGCAAttaaattaggttttaggaaaagATTAACGTAAGGGTTAGTTTTCTTAGTTTTAGGTATGTGGGATATTagatgaaaagttaatgaaaaaatgtatgtgaaagagtaaaattcatatgtgaaaaagtaatttcAAAGTAAAAATCAATTGTGTAATTAATTAAGAAAAAATTGATAAGAATAATCCGACATTTGATCTATCTTCCCAAGTAATCCCATCTTTCATTATTCCCAAGAATAATCCAACCATTATACTCCACCTTCTGAAAACAAGCCATATGGAGAACTTACCTGCAACAACAGGtcacaaagcgtcttgcttgtgacggacattatccgtcacaATAAAGCAAGTGAAAGGTTTAGTGAAGGGGAAATTGAGCATCCTATGAATATTgtcacttgcatattgtgagaggggcATTATCTGTCTTCAGCTTATGACGGATAGTGCCCGTGAGAATTTGTGAACAGGTCAAGCCACCATTCTCATCCTTCGTTCTTTTAATTTCGTTTTAACTCCTCAATACAACTTCCTTCTCTCTCTAAAGCGTAGAGAGAGATAAACCTCCCCAAAAAAAACCCTAACACAGCCCCTCTTTGCTCCGCCGCCGCCTCCTTTCCTCCCACCAACACTCCCTGCAATACATCTCGATCGCCGGAGATCCGGCCGTTCAATGGCCAATCTCCAGCGACTCAGATCTCAACCCcaaaatcttcaattttcttccgtTTTAGCCCACTCGTTATCCAATTTTTTGGGGATTCTGGTCCATCCTACACCGTTGTTGCATGGTTTTTGTTGTCAATCAGTCCTTTGTTTTGATGTCCTGATCATATACCTATATGTTGGTATCGATCTATCGTTACACGCCTTGCATGCAGTTGaaggtgatccccccattccccccacctTCTCCGGTAAGTTTTACAATGAAAActtgatttttattttaaaacaaaCAAAACTTTTATGGATGATGGTTGAGGGTCCGAGATGGAGTTCCCCCTCGCCCCTTCCCCCACCTGTCGTGTCCTTAACTGTGGTGCATGAATGGCTTTCTAAATGGTTTTCATTGTGTTCTTCTCTGCATGCATTTCTGAATCTCGGTGATTGTGTATCAGTATGGGTCAGTCGGGTTTCTCAAGGCTTTTGTTTCGTGTGTTGGTTTAATTGGGTGTATTCAGGTTGGTGTTAAGGATGGAAAATCGGTTTCTTTAGTGTCTGTCTGTTTTGTGGGTTTTAATGGTATGATTTTTGCTCTTTTGGTGGTTGTGATTTGGATGAGATTGTTGTTTGGGAGTTGATTGTGGCGATGGTTGGGTAGGTTGTGGAAGTCTTCACCTCTCAATGCTGTTTGTTCTCACTTTTTTCTCCTTGTTGCTCTTGTTTTTAAACTCCTATAATGGGAGACTTTGTTTTAGATGTTTAGTGTGTTCTCTTTGTTTAAAAATAAATTCCACTCGCGGATTAAACCCATGTTGGTGGTTGAGGGTGTCTTGTCCTTTAATCTTTGGTCTGTTGCTTCATTTGGGGTACCGCTTCTGGTGTATCTGGGTGGACTTTTCCGTTATGGTGAAGGTGATTGTAGTTTTGGGTTGTGTTGGATTTTTCCTAGATTGGATCTCTAGGATGCTTTTGATTAAGGGATTGGATGTTGGGTGCTCATCTTTCGTGTTTATCAACTGGTTGGGCTTCTTGATATGTCGGTCCATTGATTACCTTGTTCGATCTTCAAGATGTAGGGGATCTTTCTCCATCGGAGGCAGTCTTTGTCGACTTGCATTCCACCAAAAATTTCTACGTTATCTAAGCGTAAGTGCATCTTGTTCTCGTTGCCTGGAAGTTCAATTATCTCGATTTCCTCTTGAAGTTACTATCTTTGTTTCTACTGCGGCTGATGATTCTCGTGCCCAGTCTACCGTTCTCTACAACACGTCGTTGATACCCGAAGAAGTCATCTCTTTTGTAGTAGTTTTTATCTAAGTACTTGTacttcgttgttttatgttgtcgTTTATAGGTATGATATAATAAGTCATACCACTACAATGTAAAACTCGAATCTTTCcacttgtcaaaaaaaaaaaaaaaaaaattcct is a genomic window containing:
- the LOC141629702 gene encoding uncharacterized protein LOC141629702; the protein is MAQMNYKIDQICNHTLRKKGRRHVESSDSDESHHSIPEPRGNNDDDRGLKLDIPEFEGELDAEKFLDWVRQAERVFEYKGYDEHKQFMVTTLKMTKYASLWYENLKKQRMRERKSKIETWNKLKKHLQKRFVPRDYEQQYLMLTSLSQGNLSVTDYIKEFKRLIMVCDLEEREEIQIARFIKGLSPSLAQRVEVQNFLDFNDVCKLALKFEKKDKEKKPLVARDGSKGVSPFYKSSATSSFNKEAKKEEPKDKGKGVDTDFKDMRARRCFKCQGYGHIANECPQKRALTLQELGEITPCFMVTNETEVNSVQNDGDEEDDEVLTHIVEPSYI